In the genome of Polyangia bacterium, the window CGCCAGCGCAAGGAATGGATCCGCGCCGAGCTGACCCAGCAAGGGATCGAACGCGCCCGCGAATGGGGTTGGCCCAACATCTACACGTACACCAAGAGCATGGGCGACCAGCTCGTGGCGCGCGAGACCGGCATCGTGCGGGCCATCGTTCGCCCGGCCATTGTCGAAAGCGCGGTGGCCTATCCGTTTCGCGGCTGGAACGAGGGCTTCACCACCTCGGCGCCGCTGGTGTACCTGGCGCTCAAGGGCCAGAACGTCCTGCCGGTGTCGTCGCAGAAGTTGATCCTGGACGTGGTCCCCGTCGATCACGTCGCCGCCGCGATGCTGATGGTGGCCGCCCAGGCCATCGTCGGCGAGCCCAAGCTGGTCTATCAGCTGTCCAGCGGCGATCTGAATCCGCTTTACATCGATCGCGTCGTCACCCTGACCGGGCTTTACAAGCGCAAGCGGTTTCAGGACAAGGAGACCGGTAACCGGTTCATCAATGAGCTGGCGGCGCGCATGGAGTTTCGCCCCATCACGCAGGAAGAGTACGAGGCGCGATCGATCCCGATGGTCAACCGCCTGGTGCAGCGGACTTCAAAAGCGCTGGGCAAGATCCGGCCCAGCTGGGGCGGCGGTCGCTTCACCGAGTTCGTCGATCGGGCCAAAAAACAGGTCGACGAGGTCGAGCGCATCACCGACGAGGCGTCGAAGAACATCGAGCTGTTCCGTCCCTTCATCTTCGACAACCGCTATGTCTTCCGCGCCGACAACATCCGCGCCCTGCGCGATCGCATGGGCGCCGACGGCCAGGCGCTGTTGCCGTGGGGGCCGGAAAATCTCGACTGGTACGACTACTGGATGAACATCCACTTCCCCGGTTTGCAGCGCTGGGTGCTGCCCGAACTGGACCAGACCTACGCCGCCCGGCCCAAGCAGGTTTACAGCTACCACGATCTGCTGGAGCTGTTCGACACCACCACCAAGCTGCACGCCACCCGCGTCGCCATGCGCATCGAGCGCGGCAAGCGCGAGGAGATCTACAACTACGCCGACCTGCAAGAGCTGGCCACGCGCATCGGCGTGTTCCTGATCGGCGAAGAGATCGCCGCCGGCGAGCGCGTCTTGCTGTTCGCCAAGAACGGACCGGAGTGGTCGATGGCGTACTTCGGCGTCCTCAAGGCGGGCGCCACGGTGGTCCCGGTGGGCTACGAATCGACGGTGGCGGAGATCGTGAACATCGCGCGGGCCTCGGGCGCGGTGGGCATCTTGATCGGCGACGATCTGCACGACAAGCGTTCGGATCTCAAGCGCGCGTTGCGCGAGGCCAGCCTGACCACCAAGATCTGGCCGTTTGCCACCGCCTTCGAGCTGCCCGATCTGGCCGTCGAGCAAGAGCGCGCCAAGGCCCTGCACAAGCGGGTCAACCCCGACACGCTGGCGTCGCTGATCTTCACCTCGGGCACCACCGGCAAGCCCAAGGGCGTGATGCTGACCCACCGCAACTTCACCTTCATGGTGTCGGAGCTGTCCAAGGTGTTCGAGTTCGGGGTCAGCGACGGCATGCTGTCGGTGCTGCCGCTGCACCACACCTTCGAGTTCTCGACCGGCTTGCTGGTGCCGCTGGCCCACGGCGCGCAGATCACTTACCTGACCGAGCTGACCGGCGAGCTGATCGCCTCGACGCTGAAGAAGGGCCACGTCACCGCCATCGTCGGCGTGCCGGCGCTGTGGGATCTGATGCGGCGCCGGGTCTTGCAGCGCTTCTCCGACAAGTCGCCGCTGCTGGAGACGGCGATGAAGGGCCTGATGGCCGCCAACTACGAGCTGCGGTCGCGCACAAAATTGGATCTGGGGCTTTTCTTCTTTCTGCCCATTCACGAAGGTTTCGGCGGGCGCATTCGTTATTTGATCAGCGGCGGGTCGGCGCTGCCGTCCGAGGTGATGAAGACCTTCTACGGGATGGGCTTCAGCTTTTTCGAAGGCTACGGCCTGACGGAGACGGCGCCGGTGTTGACGGTGACCTCTCCGAAGAAGAAGCCGATGGTGGGGTCGGTGGGGCAGCCGCTGCCTGGATTGGAGGTCAAGATCGACGCGCCCGACGGCGCCGGCGTGGGCGAGGTGATCGCCCGCGGCCGCAACGTGATGGCCGGTTACTGGGAGGATCAGCCCGGCACCGACGCCGCCATCGTCGACGGCTGGTTCCGCACCGGCGATCTCGGACGCTTCGACGAGAACGGCAACCTGTTTCTGGTCGGGCGATCGAAGGAGATCATCGTCGACTCCAACGGCAAGAACGTCTACCCCGACGAGATCGAAGATCTGTACCGCGATTGCAAGTTCATCAAGGACCTGTCGGTGGTCGGCCTGCCCGACGGCAGCGCCGAGCACGTGGTGTGCGCGGTGCAAGCGGCCTACGACGCCGACGCCACGCTGACCCACGCCGACGTCGCCGCTCGCATCGACGAACACTTTCGCAAGGTGTCGGCCGACCTGCCGTTCTGGAAACGGGTGAAGACCGTGCACATCTGGGACGGCGAGCTGCCGCGCACATCGACGCGCAAGGTGAAACGCCGCGAGGTGGTGGCCGAGTTGACCCGCCTGGCGCAGAAGTCAGCCGAGACTCCGACGGTGGCCCTGGACAGCGTGCGCGAAGGAACCAGCGTCGCCTGGCTGGCCGATCTGGTGGCCACCGTCTCGGGCCGCCAGCGCGGCGACGTGCACCCGAACAGCCGCTTTGATCAGCTGGGTTTCGACAGCCTGATGTACGCCGAGCTGTCCGGCGCGTTGGAGACCGCCGGCGTGACCATCCCCGACGGGTTCGACGTCACGGCCATTGCCGACGTCACCCAGTTGCACGACGCTCTGACGCGCGGCCGGGTGGGCGCGGTGATGGAACGGGCCGGCCGCCAGCGCAGCCAGGCGGCGGCGCCCAGCGACGAGATCCAGGTGCCGTCGACGGTGGCCCGCGCCGGCAAGCGTGGGTTGGCCCTGGCCCAGAAGCTGTTTTACAAGGGCGTCCTTCACACCGACGTGCGCGGCGCCAACCACATTCCGCAGCACACGAATTTCCTGGTGGCGGCCAATCACTGCTCGCACCTGGACATGGGCCTCATCAAGGTCGCGCTCGGTCCAGCGGGGCGGGACATCACCTCGCTGGCGGCGGCGGACTATTTTTTCCGCAACAAGTACCGGCGCGCCTATTTCTCGCACTTCACCAACCTGGTGCCGATGGAACGCAGCGGATCGATCCGGCGCTCGATGGACACCGCGCAGGAGGTGCTGCGCCAGGGCCGCAGTATGGTGGTGTTCCCGGAGGGCACGCGTTCGCTGAACGGCGAGCTGGCGGATTTTTTGCCCAGCCTGGGCTATCTGGCCCTGC includes:
- a CDS encoding AMP-binding protein, which produces MATSKKPPHAGHRAGSSHVVPSAAGASSPTLPVAEIFRGRNVFILGSTGFVGKVLLSLLLDRFPDIGRAYVMVRRGSGTDSETRFWQSVVTSPAFEPLRSKYQGREGLAAFLKEKVRVVDGDITEKNLGLSEEDAQRVAQDIDVLINSSGRVTFNPPLESALKTNVDGTRNVIAFAKRMKRPALIHTSTCFVAGNRSGEVWESEELDGYFPRRQDLPGTQFSVEQEMTDSEHGATRIRQLADDAQVLAQLRKLARERLREENRDPDDEGALRLAVARQRKEWIRAELTQQGIERAREWGWPNIYTYTKSMGDQLVARETGIVRAIVRPAIVESAVAYPFRGWNEGFTTSAPLVYLALKGQNVLPVSSQKLILDVVPVDHVAAAMLMVAAQAIVGEPKLVYQLSSGDLNPLYIDRVVTLTGLYKRKRFQDKETGNRFINELAARMEFRPITQEEYEARSIPMVNRLVQRTSKALGKIRPSWGGGRFTEFVDRAKKQVDEVERITDEASKNIELFRPFIFDNRYVFRADNIRALRDRMGADGQALLPWGPENLDWYDYWMNIHFPGLQRWVLPELDQTYAARPKQVYSYHDLLELFDTTTKLHATRVAMRIERGKREEIYNYADLQELATRIGVFLIGEEIAAGERVLLFAKNGPEWSMAYFGVLKAGATVVPVGYESTVAEIVNIARASGAVGILIGDDLHDKRSDLKRALREASLTTKIWPFATAFELPDLAVEQERAKALHKRVNPDTLASLIFTSGTTGKPKGVMLTHRNFTFMVSELSKVFEFGVSDGMLSVLPLHHTFEFSTGLLVPLAHGAQITYLTELTGELIASTLKKGHVTAIVGVPALWDLMRRRVLQRFSDKSPLLETAMKGLMAANYELRSRTKLDLGLFFFLPIHEGFGGRIRYLISGGSALPSEVMKTFYGMGFSFFEGYGLTETAPVLTVTSPKKKPMVGSVGQPLPGLEVKIDAPDGAGVGEVIARGRNVMAGYWEDQPGTDAAIVDGWFRTGDLGRFDENGNLFLVGRSKEIIVDSNGKNVYPDEIEDLYRDCKFIKDLSVVGLPDGSAEHVVCAVQAAYDADATLTHADVAARIDEHFRKVSADLPFWKRVKTVHIWDGELPRTSTRKVKRREVVAELTRLAQKSAETPTVALDSVREGTSVAWLADLVATVSGRQRGDVHPNSRFDQLGFDSLMYAELSGALETAGVTIPDGFDVTAIADVTQLHDALTRGRVGAVMERAGRQRSQAAAPSDEIQVPSTVARAGKRGLALAQKLFYKGVLHTDVRGANHIPQHTNFLVAANHCSHLDMGLIKVALGPAGRDITSLAAADYFFRNKYRRAYFSHFTNLVPMERSGSIRRSMDTAQEVLRQGRSMVVFPEGTRSLNGELADFLPSLGYLALRAEVGILPAFIAGTFDALPKGAAIPKARALGVAFGPFLSIERLKEMTEGLSSQEAWRLAAAYVQRIVENLRDGVPNPVDSEAIRAAWDGHRLGVIELKRGSNGPRRLLRSVP